In Phycisphaerae bacterium RAS1, the genomic window GGCACATACGACTCAATCGCCCTATTCAGACTCGCTTTCGCTCCGGCTCCGGGCCGTAAGCCCTTAGCCTTGCCGTATACGCCAAGTCGCCGGTCCATTATCCAAGAGGTACGCAGTCAGGCGCACGCGCAAGCGCGTGATCGCCCTTCTACAGCTTGTAGGCACATGGTTTCAGGTACTTTTAACTCCCCTAGAAGGGGTGCTTTTCACCTTTCAGTCGCCTTACTGGTCCACTATCGGTCGTGCAGGAGTACTTAGCCTTGCAGGGTGGTCCCCGCATGTTCAGTCAGAGTTCCACGAGCTCCGACCTACTCGTTCACCGTCGCTTGCGTCCGCCTACAGGACTGTCACCTTCTGTGGTCGCCCGTTCCAGGACGTTCGACTCTGCTTACGACGGCTGTTGGGCTAGTCCGCTTTCGCTCGCCGCTACTGACGGAGTCTCGGTTGATTTCCTTTCCTGTGGGTACTGAGATGTATCAGTTCCCCACGTTCGCTCTACCGGCCCTATACATTCAGACCGGAGTAACAGTGTCCGCTTGCGCGGCACTGATGGGTTGCCCCATTCGGAGATCCTCGGATCAAAGCGTGTTTGGCCGCTCCCCGAGGCTTTTCGCAGCCTACAACGTCCTTCATCGCCTCTGCACACCTAGGCATTCACCATGAGCCCTTAGTAGCTTGACCACATTTATGAATTGCTGTGTTCAAGCCGTACCGATTCAATTCAAGAGAACAGGTCGCACTCCGCCCGCCAGCAGCCTCCGCCCGCAAGCCGTGTATGACACAACCAGCCAGCTTCCGCCGCCATCGCGCGAAATGCATCTGAAACTCGGCTCGAAATCATTCGGTTTCGATACCCAATCTTCCGCGTATGCACTTGTCAAAGAGCAGCCGCCAAGCGAGCCGCGCGGCTTTCGCCGCCGCTCTCTCAGAGACTCGGAACTCGGCACTGTACGCCGACGGCCTTCAGCCGTCAAGGGCCAGTGCCCAGTTTCAAGCCCCTCATTTCGCTGGAGCCGACCGGGATCGAACCGGCAACCTCTGCCTTGCAAAGGCAGCGCTCTCCCAGTTGAGCTACGGCCCCGGTCTTTCAAGCTCCGGCACGCTTCGCCCGTCGCTCCGCCGGGTCACGCCCGGCCTGACGAATCGCCTCAGCAGCCACCACCGCCGTGCGTCGCGTTCCACAGCATCACAGCCGCGACCACCACGACCAGCAGAACAACCACGGAGGCCATCGCTACTATCCCAAGGCCGAAGCACGAAACGTCACTTGCGGCCGATTGGGCCCGACAGGAGTCGAACCTGTGACCTCGTCCTTATCAGGGACGCGCTCTAACCAACTGAGCTACGAGCCCGTGCTCACTGGCTCGATTCCGCGGCTCACCGCTGAAGGCCCGCCGGCACCCAGTGGCGAGTCGGGCAGAATATCAGGTCGGCAAACCGTGTCAAGCCGCCGCCGGGATATTTTCCGAACCAGGCGTAACGAGCAGTTTTGAAGAAGTCGCCGGCTGTCCGAACCCGCCGCTGGGCGCGGCGGGTTCGGACCGATATAACCCCGCGACCATCCACATCGACCCGTCGCGCAACCGGTTACGGAAGCCGGAAATTCGCATTCGGGCTCTCGCTCAGTTCAACGTCGCCGCCCGCGACGATCGGGCCAAGCCCGTTGCCCGCCGCGATCTCGTAGGCCGTGTCGACGCCGCTGACGGAGTTCCGCAGCAGCAGATTACCGCCGGCGACAACCCGGAGCCCGGCCGCCCCGCCGACGACGTGGTTTTCCTCAATCCGCCCGCCGTCGCCAACGATGAGAATCCCGGCCCCGGCAACGTGCTGAAAGCAGTGATTCCCGCGCACCATGCTGCCCGCCGCCGCCCGCAGCCCATTCTCGCCGTTCCCGCGGAGCGTGCATCCGCTGATTGTCGCGCCATCGGACGCGAAGATGCCGTCCGTCCCGTTCCCGGTCGCCGTGCATTCGCGAATCTGCATCGGCGACAGCGTCCAGATGCCGTGCCCGGCGTTCTGTTGCGCGAACGTGTCCACGACCGTGCCGCCATAGATCGACGCCACGCCGTAGCGCCCGTTGGCGATGGCGTGGCAATGGGTGACGGTGCAGCCGTCGCCGTCGAGATAGAATCCGTCGCCCTGATTCCCGCGGGCCGTGCAGCCGCTGAATCTGGACGATTCCAGCGCGTAAAACCCGTTGCCCAGGCTGCCGTTCGCGGCGCAGTCGGCGACCACCGCCTCGTGCCCGACGAAAATCCCGCCGGCGCCGTTGTTCTCCGCTACGCAGCGGCGAACCTCCGCGGCGCGGCCCGCCAGAATCCCAGTGCCGCAGTCTCCCACGCGAATGCCATCGACGCGGCACACCGCCGCGGCGCCCCCATTTACGCCGATGCCCGAAAACCCGCGGAGCGTGCCGTTTCGGATTGTGACGTTGACCGCCCCGTCGGCGACGCGGATCCCATCAAGCGCCGCGCCTCCGCCGACCATTTCGAACCCGAGCAGATCCAGCGTCACGTCGCCCGACTCGATCGCGATCCCGTGCTGGCCCGCCGGAACAGCGACGTTGGTCGTCAGATAGTATGAACCCGGGTGGGTCAGCGTGTACACCGCGCCGCCGCCCAACACGACGCCCGCCGGCAACTCCGAATCCGGGCCATCCTGCCTGCCGGCCGGCGGCAGTGCAGTTCGCCGTTCTCCCGCCGCGGCCGCAGTAATGCTGGCGACCTTCCAAGGCGACGTGCTCTGCCGCGCCTGGGCATTCGCCGACGATGCCCGCTGTTCGGACACGTGCAGAACCACCGCCGCCACCGCGCTCGCGGCGACCGCGGCCTTGAGCCTGATCCGGTACATCTCGAACCTCCAATCGCGATCGGCCGGCTCGGCCGACGCAGCTCCAGCATACCCCGTGCCTTCAGCAACCCGGAGCGAAATCGCCGTCAAAACAGCCGGAGGCAACGTCCGCGTTTGCGCCGATCGCCTCGCTCTGCGATTCCGGTCCGTCGCCGGCCGCGGCTCGTGCCACCTCTGCGGACGCGCACACCGCCAGGCGGCTCATCCGGGCCGCGGGTTGTCTGCGCCGCGATCAGGAGCGAACAATGACCCTGACTTCGCGATTATCCCGGCCGCTACGCGTCGCTCCGCGCGGACGCCGCACGCCGCTGGCCCCCGTGCTTGCGGATACGCCGCCGAAGCCCAATCCCGAGAAATCCTGGATCAAAATCAAGGTCGTGGACGACGCCACCGGCGCCGGGATTCCCGGCGTCACCCTGAAAGTAACCCAGCCGAACGGTATGACGTTTGACTTCACGACTCGCGCCGATGGCGTGATCGAAGTGCACGAGATCGACCCGGGCAAGTGCCGCCTGGTGTCGACGCTGGATAACGGCCGGCTTGCCGACACGTTTGACCAGGTCCTGCCGCCCCATGAGCCCAAGCCAGATGAGAAGCCCGACCCGTTTTTCGACAAGCTGATGGCGGAACTCGCCGAGACCGCAAAAGCGAACACGGTTCCGACCGGTACGGGCGTGCGAATCAACCTGATCGAGATTCACAAGGTCAGCAGCGGTGAAACGCTGGAGAGCCTGGCGCTCAACGCCGGGCTGACGTGGCAGCGCCTGGCCGAGTTCAATTTCGGCACGTCGATTCCCGACGAGATCAACGAGCACCTGCGCGACGACGTGGGCTGCACGAAGAAAACGCCGGACGGCTTCAACTACAAGTTCGACGATTCGGATACGCCGGGCATCATCTTCATTCCGGCGCCGACGTGGACGAAAGAAGAGCTTGCGACCGATCAGGAGCACGTGATTCGCGTTCACTCGCTCGGGTTCCGCAAGGCCGCGAAGAAGTCCGCGGGAATCAAGGATCATCTCGTCATCAGCGTCGAAACGCCCACTGGAAAGCCGGTCGCGACCGCCGACACGGAAGTCACCGGCGTCGGCAGCAAGGCGACGGACGCCGGCGGCGATGCCGACCACGGCGTGATCGCCACGGGCTCCTACGACCTCAAGGCCCGCCGCCGCGGCTACGGGCCGGTTCCGGTCCCGGGCGGCCTGTGGGCGCCCGGCGAGGCGAAGTCGAGCGGCGTTTCAGTCGCCGACAATCGTTCCCAGACCGAAAAGCTCAAGCTGGTCACGGTCGAATCGATGGCCGTCACGCACGTGCTCGCAAAGTCAGCCAAGCCGGAGCGCGTTTACAAGGCCGCGCCGGGCGCCACGGATATCGACGTGAAGCTGACGGCGACGGTTCTGATCCCGCTGAAGTCCGGCTCCGGCCCCGGCACGCAGGCGCGGACGCGCGTCGACTGGAGCGTCATTCCGCACGCAGACAACGCGCCCAAAGCTCGCGGCGGCAAGGACAAAACGGATGTCCACTTTGCCGCCGCAACGGGATTCGCCGCGACCGGCGACATGAAGACGGCGGCCCGCACCGAGACGAACGACGCCGGCGAAACGCAGATCACTTTTCGCGCGTCGGCGATCTCCGGCGACCGCTTCACGGTTCGCGCCACGGTGCTGCTCGACCCGTCCAACCCCGCCGCCGGCGAAGTGGCCCACGCGGACTCGGTGCAGTTCGAGGTCTGGAAGCAGCTCGACTACAAAGGCATGTATCGCATGCAGACCGGCGGCAACGCGGGCGTCGATATCGGCACGCTCTGCTCCGAAGCCAACATCCAGCCGATCTACACGCCGACGTTCACGGAGTACCACGCGGGAACGGTCAACACGATCGCCTACCGCGAGTTCGTGGCCGGCCTGCTGCCGCCGACCGCCGCACAACTACCCGTCAGCAGCGCTGTGCGCGTGCGCAGCGACGGAGCCGACACGCGCGTCGTGACCGTGACCGGACTGGTGGTCGCCGCCGACGGCGCGACCAGCCCCGGCTCGGCGACGCTGACGCTGTCGGGGACCTCGAATGTCACCAGTACCGTGCGTTTTCAGCGGGTCGAGCGCGTGTCCGTCGCGTCGAACCCGGGCCGCAGCGTGACGGTCGAAGAGGCGGCCGGTTCGGGTCGTCAGATCGCCGCGCTCGGGCCCGGTGCGACTGCGGCGACGCCGAATTTCCGGTTCGACACCGACGCCGCCGTTCGCGCCAAGGCGCAGGCCTGGGCGGATGCAAACGTGCAGCACACGCAGGACGAGCTGGACCGGCTGCTAAAGTCGACCGGGGCGACGAGTTACCTCCTGGTCGGCGCCGGCTGGCTTCATCCGAAGCACTCCGGCCTGCACGCCGGCCAGACGACCTTCTACCAGGCCTATCCGGCGGTGCGCATCCAGGCTCGCAGCGACGACCCGTTTCATCCGGATTCGCGCTGGGACAACGTGGACGGCACGAACTCGGGGAAGATGTCGGTGCTGTTCATGAATGTCCTCGACGGCCACACGCTCGGTGACGCCTACACGAAAGGCGTGGCCTGCCACGAAATCGGGCACGCGTCGGATCACACCGAGTTCGGCACGGGCGATCATTGCCCGCAGCAGACGTGCGTGATGTTTGAGTCCGCCGCGCCCGGCGTCGGATTCTGCACCGTCAACCCGGATCACTCGCAACGCCGCGTGCGAGGATGGAAGTGAACACGGCGGTGCTGGCCCTGATCGGGTTGTCGGCGATATGGTGCGGCGGATGCTGCCCGCGCGAGGAGCGTCTTATGAACTACACGCTAAGCGTCGAACCGAAACAGGCGATTCTCGGCGCGCGTATCGAGGCGACGCTCCGCTGCCACTGCCCAGCCTATACCCGCAGCGCCCTGACGCTCGAACACAAATCACTGACGCTCGAGCTGCGAAGACTCGGGGCGGCCGGCGGACCGGCCTACGCGCTGCCGAACCGGAAGATCGCGAAGCACGCCGCCGGGATGGACCGCATCGGCACGTCCGGCGGCGTCGAGACGCTCAGTACGGGCGAAGAGCGCTTCTGTGCGCTGGAGCTGACCCGTCATTTCGCCAGCCAGTTGCTCAATCCGGGCGAATACGAAGTGTCCTTCACGCTCTCGGATGGACAGCGGACGTTCCGCAGCGCGGCGGCCCGACTGGTGGTTCAGCCGCGGCGCGAGTCCGTGCCGCTGCTGCTTGATTGGTTGATGTGCGACGATCTGTCCGCTCGCACGCGGGCGGCGCAACTGCTGCAGCGGATGACTGGAGCCGGGTTCGAGTACGATCCGGCCGCGCCGCCGGAATCGCGACAGGCCGCCGCGGCCGCGTGGCGGGCAAGCTGGGATGCGGCGGGATCGCAGCAGCGCTGGGATGCCGCCGCCGACGGCGCGTCGGTCGCCGGGCGCGATCTCCATCCGCCGGTGAGCGGCGATGCGCTGGGCGGCGTCGTGTTCGACCGTGCGGAGTGGTCGGCTGCGGACCGCACGAAGTTTCTCGAGGTCCTGCATGCCTGGCGGACCGAACCTCAATTCGAAAGGCTGCGTGCGGCGCGGCGCGCAGGCGACCTTTTGCTGCGCTACCCCGCGGATTCGGCGAAACTCGCTCCGGACACGGACATGCAGGCGGAGCTAACCGCGGCGCTGGGCACACTCAGCCGTCTGGCGGATTCGGGAGCCGATGCCCCGCCGGACGCGCTCGTCATTCTTTCGACCGTCGCGGCTGCGCCCGACGCCAACCTCTGCGGTCCGTTGCGTGAACTCGCCGAGACGTTGGCCGGGCAGGATTCGTGGCAGCCGGTTCGCACCTACGCGAGCGGCCTTCTGAATTGGCTGACGCCGTGACGGGGGGCCGAACCGCATTTCCGAGCCGCGACCGTGAGGGAGCGGACCCTGCCAACGCCGCATGCTCAGTCGCGCGGCTGTTCTGGGAGCGTGCGGGTGCGGCGCCAATCGCTTTTGCCGCCGGTCTTCTCTTCGAGCTGAATCGGGCCGATGACGATGTCCTTGGTGACCGCCTTGCACATGTCGTAGAGCGTCAGCGCCGCGATCGACGCCGCGGTCAGCGCTTCCAGCTCAACCCCCGTTTTTCCTTCGACGCGGGCTTCGGCGACGATCCTGATTGAGTCGGGTGGACGTCGCTCAAATCGCACGTCGACGTACTCGGGCAGCAGCCCGTGACAAAGCGGAATGAGCTCCGACGTTTTCTTGGCTGCGATGATGCCGGCGATCTTCGCGGTCGCCAGCGCGTCGCCTTTTGGCAGCGCCGCGCGTTCAAGCTGCGAGTAAGCCTCCGCTCCGATCCGAACCAGCGCCGACGCTACCGCCCGCCGAGCCGTGGCCGGCTTGGCCGACACGTCGACCATTCGCACTTTTCCGGCCGAATCGACGTGGGTCAGTCGAGGACGTTTTGTGGGCGGCTTGTCGGCGGCTGTTCGTTTCAACGCAACGTCTCCAGGTCGGTCAATCACTCGGTAAACATGCTGCTGCCGGCCGTCACCGTGCTGGCCGACGACTGGTCCGCCGGCAGCCACACGGCCCCCGGCGAAAGCTGCAACTGCCGCCGCCGCACGCCCCAGGCCGCATAGCACAATCCACCGACCAGCAGCAGTACGCCGACGGCCAGGTTGGTTTCGCGCTCCGCGGCTGCCGACGGGCCGGTGGCGCCATACGTCGCCAACAGCAGCCCGAAGACGGTCGAGCCCGCCGCGATCGCCGCCAGATGCCGCTTCCGCAGCTTGCGCGCCTGCGGCAGCGCCGCCGCCAGCAGCGCCGCCAGGAAGGACCACGTCGCCAGGCGCAGGAACAGCATTGGCGTTGTGATCGGCTGAATGACGACTCCCTCCAGCAGTTTTCGCAGCGCCTGTGCGTGCACCTCGCAGCCGAAGATTTGCCG contains:
- the moaC gene encoding Cyclic pyranopterin monophosphate synthase accessory protein → MVDVSAKPATARRAVASALVRIGAEAYSQLERAALPKGDALATAKIAGIIAAKKTSELIPLCHGLLPEYVDVRFERRPPDSIRIVAEARVEGKTGVELEALTAASIAALTLYDMCKAVTKDIVIGPIQLEEKTGGKSDWRRTRTLPEQPRD